The following are encoded together in the Poseidonibacter lekithochrous genome:
- a CDS encoding efflux RND transporter permease subunit yields MNFAEFSIKNKLLIYILTFLCVGYAFIVFDKMGKLQDPEFTIKDALVITNYPGASALEVEKEVSDKLEETIQKLPYIKKIRTKNMDGQSLIIVSMKDKYNSKHLPQIWDELRKKISDESYKLPPRAQTPIVNDDFGDVYGIFFSVYGDDYTYDELKDYVDFLKKELILVDQVGKVSTFGEQQRAIFIEIKKEKLATLGITKAQIEQELYVRNLVSDFGKVNIGSEYISIKAKSISTVEKIGNIVIKGTSSKAQIFLKDIANIKDTYKEPSSEILHYDGHKAIGIGISTVKGGNVVAMGEKINEKLQELEEKKPLGMEISVISQQAEDVENAINSFMINLLEAVAIVVLVLLLFMGLRSGLIIGFVLFVTIASSFIFMPSLGIMLERISLGALIIALGMLVDNAIVVVDGILVRINKGKDAKESAIEVVKQTSMPLLAATLIAILAFAAIGLSQDSTGEFTQSLFYVVMISLGLSWVTAVTLTPLLAIKFLKPEKNADKKEANSSIVYRVYGALLKYSINHKFITLILAVSIFIFSLYNFQFLKHNFFPDSSRPQIMVDYFMPQGTSIEANEKNMLEIEKKVSQIEGVTHTSTFIGAGSLRFLLTYSPEHPNIAYSFMLVDVDDYEKSTRIKKAIEDTIKEQYPDISANAKNFILGPGEGGKVQAKIFGRDLNKLREYESKVKSIFEEASYAKGIRSDWRNRVKVIQPVISYEKANLNGISRDDISNAIQDTFEGRTVGVYREDNQLLPIILRSPDSERGDIKNIEGIQIFSPYANKMIPLKQLISSYKTVFEDDIIFEYNRKRAITIHADPISGKYGNDVLAQVKDKVDALEFEDGYYLEWHGEYKDSADAQKPISESIPLVIVLMMLIIIALFKSIKKMLIIWLTVPFILIGVVWGLLIMDTPFGFMSLLGLLSLSGMLIKNAIVLVDEIVLENEIEKKPLNIAIYNSGISRLRAVAMAALTTALGMVPLLFDVFFSSMAIVIIFGLMVSTLLTMILVPVYYSIFYKSEKLVEVKEND; encoded by the coding sequence ATGAATTTTGCTGAATTTAGTATAAAAAACAAACTTTTAATTTATATACTTACATTTTTATGTGTAGGTTACGCTTTTATTGTTTTTGATAAAATGGGAAAACTACAAGACCCAGAGTTTACAATTAAAGATGCTTTAGTTATTACAAACTATCCAGGAGCTAGTGCTCTAGAAGTTGAAAAAGAAGTATCAGATAAATTAGAAGAGACTATTCAAAAACTTCCATATATCAAAAAAATTAGAACAAAAAATATGGATGGTCAGTCTTTAATTATTGTAAGTATGAAAGATAAATACAATAGTAAACACCTACCTCAAATTTGGGACGAACTTAGAAAGAAAATAAGTGATGAAAGTTATAAACTTCCTCCAAGAGCACAAACTCCAATTGTTAATGATGATTTTGGTGATGTATATGGTATTTTCTTTTCTGTTTATGGAGATGATTATACATATGATGAACTAAAAGATTATGTTGACTTCCTAAAAAAAGAACTTATTTTAGTTGATCAAGTTGGAAAGGTTTCTACATTTGGAGAACAACAAAGAGCTATTTTTATTGAAATTAAAAAAGAAAAATTAGCAACTTTAGGAATCACTAAAGCTCAAATTGAGCAAGAATTATATGTAAGAAATTTAGTATCAGATTTTGGAAAAGTAAATATAGGAAGTGAATATATTTCTATTAAAGCAAAATCTATTTCAACAGTTGAAAAAATTGGAAATATTGTAATAAAAGGAACGTCAAGTAAAGCTCAGATTTTCTTAAAAGATATTGCAAATATTAAAGATACATATAAAGAGCCAAGTTCTGAAATATTACATTATGATGGACATAAAGCTATTGGTATTGGTATCTCTACGGTAAAAGGTGGAAATGTTGTAGCAATGGGCGAAAAAATAAATGAAAAACTTCAAGAGTTAGAAGAGAAAAAACCTTTAGGTATGGAAATCTCTGTTATTTCTCAACAAGCTGAAGATGTTGAAAATGCTATTAACTCTTTTATGATTAATCTTTTAGAAGCTGTTGCTATTGTTGTTTTAGTTTTACTTTTATTTATGGGTTTAAGAAGTGGTTTAATTATTGGTTTTGTATTATTTGTAACTATTGCTTCAAGTTTTATTTTTATGCCAAGTCTAGGAATTATGTTAGAGAGAATCTCACTTGGAGCTTTAATTATTGCTCTAGGGATGTTGGTTGATAATGCCATTGTAGTAGTGGATGGAATACTCGTTCGTATAAATAAAGGAAAAGATGCAAAAGAGTCTGCAATAGAAGTAGTAAAACAAACTTCTATGCCTTTACTTGCTGCTACATTAATTGCTATTTTAGCCTTTGCTGCTATTGGTTTATCACAAGATTCAACTGGTGAGTTTACTCAATCACTATTTTATGTTGTAATGATATCTTTAGGATTATCATGGGTTACAGCAGTTACATTAACTCCATTATTAGCAATCAAGTTTTTAAAACCTGAAAAAAATGCAGATAAGAAAGAGGCAAATAGCTCTATTGTTTATAGAGTATATGGGGCACTTTTAAAGTACTCTATTAATCATAAGTTTATTACTTTAATACTTGCTGTTTCTATATTTATTTTTTCATTATATAACTTCCAGTTCTTAAAACATAACTTCTTCCCTGACTCGTCAAGACCTCAGATCATGGTTGATTATTTTATGCCTCAAGGTACTTCTATTGAAGCAAATGAAAAAAATATGTTAGAGATTGAGAAAAAAGTAAGTCAGATAGAGGGTGTTACACATACTTCTACATTTATTGGGGCTGGTTCACTTAGATTCTTACTTACATATTCTCCTGAACATCCAAATATTGCTTATTCATTTATGCTTGTTGATGTGGATGATTATGAAAAATCTACAAGAATTAAAAAAGCTATTGAAGATACTATTAAAGAACAATATCCAGATATTAGTGCAAATGCTAAAAACTTTATTTTAGGTCCTGGTGAGGGTGGAAAAGTACAAGCTAAGATTTTTGGTAGAGATTTAAATAAACTACGAGAATATGAATCAAAAGTAAAAAGTATTTTTGAGGAAGCTTCTTATGCCAAAGGTATTAGAAGTGATTGGAGAAATAGAGTAAAAGTAATTCAACCTGTAATCTCTTATGAAAAAGCCAATTTAAATGGTATTTCAAGAGATGATATATCAAATGCAATTCAAGATACATTTGAAGGAAGAACGGTTGGAGTTTATAGAGAAGACAATCAATTATTACCAATTATTTTAAGATCACCAGACTCTGAGAGAGGGGATATTAAAAATATTGAAGGTATTCAGATTTTCTCACCATATGCAAATAAAATGATTCCTTTAAAACAGTTAATTTCATCTTATAAAACTGTATTTGAAGATGATATTATTTTTGAATACAACAGAAAAAGAGCTATTACAATTCATGCTGATCCAATTAGTGGAAAGTATGGAAATGATGTACTTGCTCAAGTTAAAGATAAAGTAGATGCTTTAGAGTTTGAAGATGGATATTATTTAGAGTGGCATGGGGAATATAAAGACTCAGCAGATGCTCAAAAACCAATTTCAGAATCTATTCCTTTAGTGATTGTTTTAATGATGTTAATTATTATTGCTTTATTTAAATCTATTAAAAAGATGTTAATTATTTGGCTTACTGTTCCATTTATTTTAATTGGAGTTGTTTGGGGATTATTAATAATGGATACACCATTTGGTTTCATGTCTTTACTTGGATTATTAAGTTTATCTGGAATGTTAATCAAAAATGCCATTGTTTTAGTAGATGAAATTGTCTTAGAAAACGAAATTGAGAAAAAGCCTTTAAATATTGCTATTTACAATTCAGGTATTAGTAGATTAAGAGCTGTTGCAATGGCTGCTCTTACAACTGCTCTTGGAATGGTTCCTTTATTATTTGATGTATTCTTTAGTTCAATGGCTATTGTAATTATCTTCGGTTTAATGGTTTCAACACTGTTAACTATGATTTTAGTTCCAGTTTATTATTCAATTTTTTATAAAAGTGAGAAATTAGTAGAGGTAAAAGAAAATGATTAA
- a CDS encoding TolC family protein: MIKKILLVSVFASIALSNTLPSLLEKAINNKIVEASKNQIDASKLDYKSLKNSYLPSVHLNSNYSNTSNETPSTANSSFNSSLKLQYNIYDGGRKNNTYDSFESKIKMQDLNLNDLKNKIALDVVSLYFNYLSYVETYKVKVQEIKQLQTQYEKQKRFFETETIAIDEVEKILSRLENANVQLQEIELQKQTILHNLEYIIGEKVNINNGSKITESSALNTKLRADIEALEYEMQSVKSDAKASKSSLYPQVNIDNTMSYYDNNFDNKAYDPNVDAQNTLMVNLSWKLFDFDSTKKTYEANMKRYQALKSQYEYEKNKMNVDLRLAYKSYEISKMKIKSANASLKSANSTFDAIEAKYQNSLVDNVAFLEALSEKYDAISTLKNVLYELEIKKANIIYYSGKNIIDYVR; encoded by the coding sequence ATGATTAAAAAGATTTTATTAGTATCAGTATTTGCAAGTATAGCTTTGAGTAATACTCTTCCATCACTGCTTGAGAAAGCAATCAATAATAAAATAGTAGAAGCATCAAAAAATCAAATTGATGCTTCAAAATTAGATTATAAGAGTTTAAAAAACTCTTATTTACCAAGTGTTCATTTAAACTCAAATTATTCAAATACTAGTAATGAAACTCCATCTACTGCTAATAGTAGTTTTAATTCTTCTTTGAAACTTCAATATAATATTTATGATGGGGGAAGAAAAAACAATACTTATGACTCTTTTGAGTCAAAAATAAAAATGCAAGATTTAAATCTAAATGATTTGAAAAATAAAATTGCATTAGATGTTGTATCTTTATATTTTAACTATTTATCATATGTGGAAACATACAAGGTAAAAGTTCAAGAAATAAAACAACTACAAACACAATATGAAAAACAAAAAAGATTCTTTGAAACAGAAACTATTGCTATTGATGAAGTTGAAAAAATCTTATCAAGGTTAGAGAATGCTAATGTTCAACTTCAAGAAATAGAACTTCAAAAACAAACAATCTTACATAACTTAGAGTATATAATAGGTGAGAAAGTAAATATAAATAATGGTTCAAAAATTACAGAATCATCTGCATTAAATACTAAGTTAAGAGCAGATATAGAAGCTTTAGAGTATGAAATGCAAAGTGTGAAATCAGACGCAAAAGCATCAAAAAGTTCCCTATACCCACAAGTAAATATAGATAATACAATGAGCTATTATGACAATAACTTTGATAATAAAGCTTATGATCCAAATGTAGATGCTCAAAATACTTTGATGGTAAATCTGTCATGGAAATTATTTGATTTTGATTCAACTAAAAAAACTTATGAAGCAAATATGAAAAGATATCAAGCTTTAAAATCTCAGTATGAATATGAAAAAAATAAAATGAATGTGGATTTAAGACTTGCATATAAATCTTATGAAATTTCAAAAATGAAAATCAAATCAGCTAATGCTTCACTAAAATCAGCAAATAGTACTTTTGATGCAATAGAAGCTAAGTACCAAAATTCATTAGTTGATAATGTAGCTTTCCTCGAAGCATTAAGTGAAAAGTATGATGCAATTAGTACATTAAAAAATGTCTTATATGAACTTGAAATCAAAAAAGCGAATATAATATATTATAGTGGAAAAAATATTATTGATTATGTTAGGTAA
- a CDS encoding dicarboxylate/amino acid:cation symporter: MLKKLWVQVVLGMFLGIAFGLILSPNAFALVPEHIAYAIAPWVALAGNVFLALIKMVVIPLVMSSIILGITSAEDTQTLKSLGVKIAPYFVFTTVVAVSIGIFIAFLVQPGDFVSPDVVNSISSASVVVKEVTPLSQVSIPDMIVGLIPVNVSQAELDGNILFFVILAIFVGVAMMNMENDDAKPMKDLAKSFQAFSMKIVDWAMKLAPYAVFGLLSSITIKIGFDAISSMSMYVFTVILGLFTLLCFYLLIVYFVGKIKPLDFLRQIREVQLMAFSTSSSAAVMPLSMKTAEDKLNIPTPISKFVIPLGATINMDGTALYQVIAAIFLTQLFGVDLSLVEIVILALTTVGASIGAPSTPGVGIVILATILQGIGVPVEGIALILGVDRILDMCRTTINVTGDLTASIVMRRLTSFSSSSKKISDEIKAA; encoded by the coding sequence ATGTTAAAAAAACTTTGGGTTCAAGTTGTACTTGGAATGTTTTTAGGAATTGCTTTTGGATTAATACTTTCACCTAATGCTTTTGCTTTAGTTCCTGAACATATAGCATATGCAATTGCTCCATGGGTTGCTTTAGCTGGTAATGTATTTTTGGCTTTAATTAAAATGGTTGTAATTCCTTTGGTTATGAGTTCTATAATCTTAGGAATTACAAGTGCGGAAGATACACAAACCCTGAAAAGTTTAGGTGTTAAAATTGCACCGTATTTTGTATTTACAACTGTAGTTGCTGTAAGCATTGGAATTTTTATTGCTTTTTTAGTTCAACCCGGAGATTTTGTATCCCCTGATGTTGTAAATTCTATATCAAGTGCTAGTGTAGTAGTAAAAGAAGTAACTCCTTTATCTCAAGTTTCAATTCCAGATATGATAGTAGGTTTAATCCCTGTGAATGTATCTCAAGCTGAACTTGATGGTAATATTTTATTTTTTGTGATCTTAGCTATTTTTGTTGGTGTTGCTATGATGAATATGGAAAATGATGATGCTAAACCTATGAAAGACTTAGCAAAATCTTTTCAAGCTTTTTCTATGAAAATTGTTGATTGGGCTATGAAATTAGCACCTTATGCTGTATTTGGATTATTATCAAGTATTACTATTAAAATAGGTTTTGATGCTATTTCATCAATGTCTATGTATGTATTTACAGTGATTTTAGGATTATTTACTCTTTTATGTTTTTATCTTCTTATTGTTTATTTTGTAGGAAAAATAAAACCTCTTGATTTTTTAAGACAAATAAGAGAAGTACAACTAATGGCATTTTCAACATCAAGTTCAGCAGCAGTTATGCCTTTGTCTATGAAAACAGCAGAGGATAAACTAAATATCCCAACACCAATTTCAAAATTTGTAATACCTTTGGGTGCAACAATTAATATGGATGGAACTGCTTTATACCAAGTAATTGCGGCTATATTTTTAACACAGTTATTTGGAGTTGATTTATCTTTAGTTGAAATTGTGATTTTAGCTCTTACAACTGTTGGCGCATCTATTGGAGCTCCTAGTACTCCGGGAGTTGGAATAGTAATACTTGCAACAATACTTCAAGGTATTGGTGTTCCAGTGGAGGGAATTGCACTTATTTTAGGAGTTGATAGAATCTTAGATATGTGTAGAACTACTATTAATGTAACTGGGGATTTAACAGCTTCTATTGTAATGAGAAGATTAACAAGCTTTTCATCAAGTTCTAAAAAAATATCTGATGAAATAAAAGCAGCTTAA
- a CDS encoding APC family permease → MNTQSKKLNTLTLSGLIIGPILGSGLILLPPLLYNMVENFSLIIWAVILSLGFAFALIFGKLAILFPGDGGVSLATKEAMGKKYQLLTSFYLICAVFFGPVAVLLIAAEFVLEYFPNSSLVELGFYIYVLTYILLLIKIDFLGKLMLIVSSAITIIFFLSSVNILLNVNEFNFALPNIDISQMGYSFLLVFWAIVGWEVIGNYSNEVEKSKTLTNAVIFSAVVVSLVYILIALSICFGEFPKNEEFKLVWLIEPIFAGYSNALLASISIILCIGTLILFVGGVARLISSLEFTSYSSKHLKNGTPIGALNFLSFIYIITLVLVYLSFLTLDNLVAFADGFFIANAIIGLITAIILFEKGLLKFWAIVLTFVFSVILLFSNIYILAVIAILFLFTYFKK, encoded by the coding sequence TTGAACACACAAAGTAAAAAACTAAACACCCTAACCTTATCAGGACTTATTATTGGTCCTATTTTAGGCTCTGGACTTATTTTACTTCCACCATTGTTATATAACATGGTTGAGAACTTCTCATTAATTATTTGGGCAGTAATATTAAGTCTTGGATTTGCTTTTGCATTAATCTTTGGAAAACTAGCTATTTTATTTCCAGGAGATGGGGGAGTTAGTTTAGCTACAAAAGAAGCAATGGGTAAGAAGTATCAATTACTTACCTCTTTTTATTTAATCTGTGCGGTATTTTTTGGACCTGTTGCTGTTTTATTAATTGCAGCAGAATTTGTATTAGAGTACTTTCCTAATAGCTCATTAGTTGAATTAGGCTTTTATATTTATGTTCTTACATATATATTACTACTGATTAAAATAGATTTCTTAGGAAAACTAATGTTAATAGTAAGTTCTGCTATTACTATTATCTTTTTTCTATCAAGTGTAAATATTTTACTAAATGTTAATGAGTTTAATTTTGCACTACCTAATATTGATATCTCACAAATGGGATACTCTTTTCTTTTAGTATTTTGGGCAATAGTAGGTTGGGAAGTAATTGGTAATTATTCAAATGAAGTTGAAAAATCAAAGACTTTAACAAATGCAGTAATATTCTCAGCAGTTGTTGTATCACTTGTTTATATTCTAATTGCTTTATCTATTTGTTTTGGTGAGTTTCCAAAGAATGAAGAGTTTAAACTTGTATGGTTAATAGAACCAATCTTTGCAGGCTATTCTAATGCCCTATTAGCTTCTATTTCTATTATCTTGTGTATTGGTACTCTAATTTTATTTGTAGGTGGAGTAGCTAGGCTTATCTCATCTTTAGAGTTTACTTCATATAGCTCAAAACATTTAAAAAATGGTACTCCAATTGGGGCATTAAACTTTTTGAGTTTTATATATATTATTACTTTAGTATTAGTTTATTTGAGTTTTCTTACTTTGGATAATCTTGTAGCTTTTGCAGATGGTTTTTTTATTGCAAATGCAATTATTGGATTAATCACAGCTATTATATTATTTGAAAAAGGTTTATTGAAATTTTGGGCAATTGTTCTTACTTTTGTTTTTTCAGTAATTTTACTATTTTCAAATATTTATATTTTAGCTGTAATTGCTATTTTGTTTTTATTCACATACTTTAAGAAGTAG
- a CDS encoding DMT family transporter, with the protein MTQTNKNIFYALMFLAMAGWGASWVNAKVLSSYMNEYELIFFRNVFTIITLAPVLIFSRKYFHINKRSLMLAVVSAIIMIVYLKCYFLGTKYGTASLGGALVTTLIPINTFLIMAIFFGKKIQRKDFFALSLGALGVLTMLNFWSFSIEEIFSIQNIYFLAGSILWPILTIVSSKITKTSPMVFTFYMYVIMTIIVSIFFVEFEKIDYSTYDSIFWINIISLAVISTTFATTVYFIGIEKLGTNEVSSFVFLVPLFAIILSVIFLGEEVSLSIMIGTALTIIAVKILNNIQIFKKKSIEHTK; encoded by the coding sequence ATGACACAAACAAACAAAAATATATTTTATGCTTTAATGTTCCTTGCAATGGCAGGATGGGGAGCTTCATGGGTTAATGCTAAAGTACTTAGCTCATATATGAACGAATATGAATTAATCTTTTTTAGAAACGTATTTACTATTATTACATTAGCTCCTGTACTTATATTCTCAAGAAAATACTTTCATATAAACAAAAGAAGTTTAATGCTTGCAGTTGTATCTGCAATTATTATGATCGTTTATCTAAAGTGTTATTTTTTAGGAACAAAATATGGTACAGCATCACTTGGGGGAGCATTGGTTACTACTCTAATTCCTATTAATACATTTTTGATTATGGCAATATTTTTTGGTAAAAAAATACAAAGAAAAGATTTTTTTGCTTTAAGTCTTGGAGCACTTGGAGTATTAACAATGCTTAATTTTTGGTCTTTCTCTATTGAAGAGATATTTTCAATTCAAAATATTTATTTCTTAGCAGGTTCAATATTATGGCCTATTCTTACTATTGTTAGCTCGAAAATTACAAAAACTTCACCAATGGTTTTCACATTTTATATGTATGTAATTATGACAATAATTGTAAGTATATTCTTTGTAGAGTTTGAAAAAATAGATTATTCTACTTATGACTCAATATTTTGGATTAATATTATTAGTTTAGCAGTTATATCTACTACTTTCGCAACTACTGTATATTTTATTGGAATTGAAAAACTAGGAACAAATGAAGTTAGTTCTTTTGTATTTCTAGTGCCATTATTTGCAATTATACTTAGTGTTATCTTCTTAGGTGAAGAAGTTAGTTTATCTATTATGATTGGAACGGCTCTTACTATTATTGCCGTTAAAATACTAAATAATATTCAAATCTTTAAAAAGAAGAGCATTGAACACACAAAGTAA
- a CDS encoding helix-turn-helix transcriptional regulator yields the protein MKLESLNETIFENIESSNGKFSKHFHDTYTIGLTHDGKFQSINQNQTTLSYKNSTRIINPGEVHYGNSDSWKYTNFYPKIELLAQIHEQVYFEKKIPIFTKHIIEDMTLYHLLLNFFLSAYENNDKLLMESNLINAMSYLIKNYTDTTRDYSGLFDDKLIVKNSIEYIKDLLDTNISLEELAMNSNLSKYHFLRVFKKQMGLTPHQYILTQRVHKAKELILSGEKLSHIPFSVGFNDQSHFIRNFRKIYGYSPKELQKESNFILYK from the coding sequence ATGAAATTAGAATCATTAAATGAAACAATCTTTGAAAATATAGAAAGCTCTAATGGAAAGTTCTCAAAACACTTCCATGATACTTATACTATTGGATTAACTCATGATGGAAAATTTCAATCAATAAATCAAAATCAAACTACACTTTCATATAAAAATTCAACTAGAATTATTAACCCAGGAGAAGTTCACTACGGGAACTCTGACTCATGGAAATATACTAATTTTTATCCAAAAATTGAGCTTTTAGCACAAATACATGAACAAGTATATTTTGAAAAAAAGATACCAATTTTTACAAAACATATTATTGAAGACATGACTTTATATCATTTATTATTAAACTTCTTTTTAAGTGCTTATGAAAATAATGATAAGCTTCTTATGGAATCAAATCTTATAAATGCTATGTCTTATTTAATAAAAAACTATACAGATACAACAAGAGATTATTCAGGTTTATTTGATGATAAATTAATTGTAAAAAACTCAATTGAATATATAAAAGACTTATTAGATACAAATATTTCACTTGAAGAGTTAGCAATGAATTCTAATTTGAGTAAATATCATTTTTTAAGAGTATTCAAAAAACAAATGGGCTTAACACCTCATCAATATATTCTAACTCAAAGAGTTCATAAAGCAAAAGAGTTAATACTAAGTGGTGAAAAACTTAGTCACATTCCTTTTAGTGTTGGTTTTAATGACCAGTCACACTTTATTAGGAATTTTAGGAAAATCTATGGATATTCTCCTAAAGAACTACAAAAAGAAAGCAATTTTATTCTATACAAATAA
- the nhaA gene encoding Na+/H+ antiporter NhaA has protein sequence MMHPLITLEKFINKEALSGVLLFIATVAAVIVANSSLGQAYYDLWHMPLGMNIGNIEMSMTLTYWIDDALMALFFLMVGLEIKREMLIGELSSVSKASFPIVAAIGGMVIPALVYVAFNPNNPLGFGIPMATDIAFALGILMLLGTRVNPALKLFLVALAVVDDLGAVLVVATVYTSDIQSQYFVHAGIIYGIIWLLNIKGVTKLLPYLILGIALWIYIHAIGIHATIAGVLLAFAIPIRSFMDERKFIKDTKRDVKDFEKHIDEIPILNHHQIDSLENIAHNYDKVQNPLVRLEHNLHGLSAFIIMPLFAFSNAGVIIDFSTVNANLMIVLGVVAGLVIGKPIGILGFTYLATKLKIIKKPENISWNEVLAVGFLGGIGFTMSIFITHLAFLDEDIIAAVKLGVFAASFVAAVIGVFLILNAKKAA, from the coding sequence ATGATGCATCCATTAATTACCCTAGAAAAGTTTATTAACAAAGAAGCCCTAAGTGGTGTTCTTCTTTTTATTGCAACTGTTGCTGCTGTTATTGTTGCAAACTCTAGTCTAGGTCAGGCTTATTACGACTTATGGCACATGCCACTTGGTATGAATATAGGTAATATAGAAATGTCAATGACGCTGACTTATTGGATTGATGATGCTTTAATGGCACTATTTTTCCTAATGGTAGGGCTTGAAATCAAAAGAGAAATGTTAATAGGTGAATTATCATCTGTTTCAAAAGCATCTTTTCCAATAGTTGCAGCCATTGGTGGAATGGTAATTCCAGCTTTAGTTTATGTAGCTTTCAACCCTAATAATCCCTTAGGTTTTGGTATTCCAATGGCCACAGATATTGCTTTTGCCCTTGGTATTTTAATGCTTTTAGGAACACGAGTAAATCCTGCATTAAAACTATTTTTAGTAGCCCTTGCTGTTGTTGATGATTTAGGCGCAGTTTTAGTTGTTGCTACTGTATATACTAGTGATATTCAAAGTCAATACTTTGTACATGCAGGTATTATATATGGAATTATTTGGTTACTTAATATTAAAGGTGTTACAAAACTTTTACCTTATTTAATTTTAGGTATTGCATTATGGATTTATATCCATGCAATTGGTATTCACGCGACTATTGCAGGTGTTTTATTAGCCTTTGCTATTCCAATTAGATCATTTATGGACGAAAGAAAGTTTATTAAAGATACAAAAAGAGATGTTAAAGATTTCGAAAAACATATAGATGAAATACCTATATTAAATCATCATCAAATTGACTCCCTAGAAAATATTGCGCATAACTATGATAAGGTTCAAAATCCACTAGTTAGGTTAGAGCATAACTTACATGGTTTATCTGCATTTATTATTATGCCTTTATTTGCTTTTTCAAATGCGGGAGTTATTATAGACTTCTCTACAGTAAATGCAAATTTAATGATTGTTTTAGGAGTAGTTGCGGGACTAGTAATTGGTAAACCTATTGGTATTTTAGGTTTTACATACTTAGCAACAAAACTGAAAATTATTAAAAAACCTGAGAATATCTCTTGGAATGAAGTACTAGCAGTTGGGTTCTTAGGTGGTATTGGATTTACAATGTCAATTTTTATTACTCACTTAGCATTCTTAGATGAAGATATTATTGCAGCAGTTAAATTAGGTGTTTTTGCAGCCTCTTTTGTAGCAGCTGTAATTGGTGTATTCTTAATTTTAAACGCAAAAAAAGCAGCTTAA
- a CDS encoding Fur family transcriptional regulator produces the protein MNIETLIHEKNIKLTTARKAILEILLQWDKPLSYEDIKDQLAMDKATFYRNITKFEEENIISSFESNDKKRYFEIQKIKHSHFICSVCSNIECIHEKLDFNLQGYQVDNIIIKGICPNCLK, from the coding sequence ATGAATATAGAAACATTAATACATGAAAAAAACATAAAACTAACTACGGCTCGAAAAGCAATTTTAGAAATCTTATTACAGTGGGATAAACCTCTGTCTTATGAAGATATAAAAGACCAACTTGCAATGGACAAGGCGACTTTTTATAGAAACATAACAAAGTTTGAAGAAGAGAATATTATCAGTTCTTTTGAATCAAATGATAAAAAAAGATATTTTGAAATTCAAAAAATCAAACATTCTCATTTTATTTGTTCTGTATGCTCAAACATTGAATGCATACATGAAAAATTAGATTTCAATCTTCAAGGTTATCAAGTAGATAATATTATTATAAAAGGCATTTGTCCAAACTGTTTAAAATAA